In a single window of the Flavobacterium sp. W4I14 genome:
- a CDS encoding hypothetical protein (product_source=Hypo-rule applied; superfamily=49854), whose product MEINESSDYVKARALLLAEYFSQRGWLVTAGKNNCILIYVQNEDIYNFTEDQLMEIICESDWHIVGTGLKTSPLTYMFYHRGEFYKKFEVLSSSEYDIYDND is encoded by the coding sequence ATGGAAATAAATGAGTCAAGCGATTATGTTAAGGCGAGAGCGTTACTCCTGGCCGAATATTTCAGTCAGCGCGGATGGCTGGTAACCGCAGGAAAAAACAACTGTATACTGATTTATGTGCAAAATGAAGATATATACAATTTTACGGAAGACCAATTGATGGAGATAATATGTGAATCAGACTGGCATATAGTTGGAACAGGCTTAAAGACCAGCCCGCTTACCTACATGTTTTACCATCGGGGCGAATTTTACAAAAAATTCGAGGTACTTTCTAGCAGTGAATATGATATCTACGATAATGATTGA
- a CDS encoding PRTRC genetic system protein C (product_source=TIGR03738; pfam=PF14454; superfamily=81296; tigrfam=TIGR03738): MLSASLLPRLFVLKEREQDIRLSDPSGTFSPEQVMDFYSGTYPILTTAKIEGPEITGDEIEYRFITKLGTKG; the protein is encoded by the coding sequence ATGTTGAGTGCAAGCCTATTACCAAGGCTGTTCGTCCTTAAAGAAAGGGAACAGGACATCCGCTTATCTGACCCATCGGGGACTTTCAGTCCCGAACAGGTCATGGATTTCTATTCGGGAACATACCCGATTTTGACTACAGCCAAGATCGAAGGCCCCGAAATCACAGGGGATGAAATCGAGTACAGGTTTATAACCAAACTCGGAACTAAGGGATAA
- a CDS encoding PRTRC genetic system protein B (product_source=TIGR03737; pfam=PF14460; tigrfam=TIGR03737), whose translation MKNITQLLNKIYQPYKALLFYRSESENDHYVESYDIDSFGKPINAHPLSVKESERLAKALKNSTEKSSRFLQPEGLIPENVLYINGKGDGCAVWFTKECRKYLHFRKELGISDGEASLPPLLWKATRSQVWIWALEKNERPDYSAKLYFSPFFNSYTDGRVCMGNVNINIPQGCRLEKFITDWERYYFASAFSHLLDDVSPVKTNVVQLWKKLIGKNKTFPKNLLKKSNQKLNDLLI comes from the coding sequence ATGAAAAACATTACACAACTACTGAACAAGATTTATCAGCCGTATAAAGCTTTGTTATTTTATCGGTCAGAAAGCGAAAATGATCATTATGTCGAAAGCTATGACATAGACAGTTTTGGCAAACCGATAAATGCACATCCACTCTCGGTAAAGGAAAGCGAAAGGCTTGCCAAGGCTTTGAAAAATTCTACTGAAAAAAGCTCACGGTTTCTACAGCCCGAAGGACTGATCCCCGAAAACGTACTTTATATCAATGGGAAAGGTGATGGATGCGCGGTATGGTTTACCAAAGAGTGTAGAAAATATCTCCATTTTAGAAAAGAACTCGGTATTTCAGATGGGGAAGCTTCGCTGCCGCCATTATTATGGAAAGCGACAAGATCGCAGGTATGGATTTGGGCATTGGAAAAAAATGAACGACCCGATTATTCTGCAAAGCTATACTTTTCGCCATTCTTCAACTCTTATACTGATGGCAGGGTTTGCATGGGAAACGTAAATATCAATATTCCCCAAGGGTGCAGACTGGAAAAGTTTATTACGGATTGGGAACGTTATTATTTTGCCTCCGCTTTCAGTCATCTATTGGATGATGTATCGCCAGTTAAAACCAATGTTGTTCAGCTTTGGAAAAAACTGATCGGAAAAAATAAAACCTTTCCTAAAAACCTGCTCAAGAAGTCAAACCAAAAACTTAACGATCTTTTAATATGA
- a CDS encoding PRTRC genetic system ThiF family protein (product_source=TIGR03736; cath_funfam=3.40.50.720; cog=COG0476; pfam=PF00899; superfamily=69572; tigrfam=TIGR03736) → MNSEKKRVHIVPPYLLNPTNPISVNLIGAGGTGSQMLTALARINHSLNTLGHAGLHVRVFDDDLVQPANLARQLFTENEIGLNKGVALINRINRFFGTNWKAVSERFTKGKNSAANITLCCVDTIGARIEIDEILHAKQKQTQRDSNIYFLDFGNSKDSGQMVLSTVGEIKQAQSERFATIGILPSLVDDYREMLAEGGELDETPSCSLAEALNKQDLFINSVLANMGASFLWQMLRVGIIENRGFFLNLGSFRTQQIPV, encoded by the coding sequence ATGAACAGCGAAAAAAAACGGGTACACATCGTACCTCCATATCTTTTGAATCCTACCAATCCGATTTCTGTAAATCTCATTGGCGCAGGAGGGACAGGCAGTCAGATGCTTACTGCACTTGCGCGGATAAACCACTCACTTAATACCCTTGGCCATGCAGGGTTGCATGTACGGGTGTTTGATGATGATTTAGTGCAACCTGCAAATCTAGCGAGGCAGTTATTTACCGAGAACGAGATAGGGCTTAATAAGGGAGTGGCATTGATCAACCGCATCAACCGCTTTTTTGGAACCAACTGGAAAGCTGTTTCCGAGCGTTTCACAAAGGGAAAGAATTCCGCCGCAAACATCACCCTTTGCTGTGTTGATACAATCGGGGCAAGAATAGAGATTGATGAAATACTGCATGCCAAACAAAAACAGACCCAAAGGGATAGCAATATTTACTTCTTAGATTTCGGTAACAGCAAAGATTCGGGGCAGATGGTGCTTTCAACGGTTGGAGAGATCAAACAAGCCCAGTCGGAGAGGTTTGCTACTATTGGGATCCTGCCCTCACTAGTGGACGATTATCGGGAGATGTTGGCAGAAGGAGGAGAACTGGATGAAACACCAAGCTGTTCGCTTGCCGAGGCATTGAACAAACAGGATCTTTTTATCAACTCAGTTTTAGCCAATATGGGTGCATCGTTTCTGTGGCAGATGTTGCGGGTTGGGATCATAGAGAACCGTGGTTTCTTTCTTAACCTTGGAAGTTTCCGCACTCAGCAGATACCAGTATAA
- a CDS encoding hypothetical protein (product_source=Hypo-rule applied), giving the protein MHQNQALHQGVLSAPTARTLRAEPRPYARSFRDQKHSAKTCTIEPCRNGFLNFNFTPMVKDIPEELRNRKKTEQDFFNSVENLCKLYGICMDRYDSAPYPQNIAITFNALNEKLGAIDQEIALNLMAWEDKTTCLVTVKKYDTGMTLFYLPVEPLYRLLQDRQRKPTAELLLSVCAYLYQTAGVSYHTEDSSYLSYIYNMVEEWNLEPECFEQEGEQEIFLSEITYIRKSGEELLGKIGNPRHLKALKKRCDRFQPMGETEEKLKDIADRVCTLMFDYPDRSIMNSIYNGAFASDSDADGLITADQYISFFWSSSDCLYDQLMDSVNAELNEIGSIDEPVSVQFFDTPQPAISHDLSFESRFFDLLHDISDNLNSFEYEKHYTTTEQDLSAV; this is encoded by the coding sequence ATGCATCAGAACCAAGCCCTACACCAAGGAGTATTATCTGCACCAACAGCTCGCACGCTTCGTGCAGAACCTAGACCATACGCCCGATCTTTCAGAGATCAGAAGCACTCAGCGAAAACCTGCACCATTGAGCCTTGTCGAAATGGTTTTCTGAATTTCAATTTTACACCTATGGTCAAAGATATTCCAGAGGAACTCCGTAACAGAAAAAAAACGGAACAGGATTTTTTTAACTCGGTCGAAAACCTGTGCAAACTCTATGGGATTTGTATGGATAGATATGATTCAGCACCATATCCACAGAATATAGCCATCACATTTAATGCGCTGAATGAAAAATTAGGGGCAATTGATCAGGAAATTGCCCTTAACCTGATGGCTTGGGAAGATAAGACGACCTGTTTAGTCACCGTAAAAAAATACGATACAGGCATGACCCTTTTCTATCTGCCCGTTGAACCCCTGTACAGGCTTTTGCAGGACAGGCAGAGGAAGCCCACCGCAGAACTTTTGCTGTCGGTCTGTGCCTACCTCTATCAGACCGCAGGGGTTTCCTATCATACAGAGGACAGCAGTTATTTAAGCTATATCTATAATATGGTGGAAGAATGGAATCTTGAACCCGAATGCTTTGAGCAGGAGGGAGAGCAGGAAATTTTTCTTAGTGAGATCACCTACATCAGGAAATCGGGGGAAGAGCTACTAGGTAAAATCGGTAATCCCCGACACCTAAAAGCCTTAAAGAAAAGGTGCGACAGATTTCAACCTATGGGCGAGACAGAAGAAAAGCTGAAAGATATTGCCGATAGGGTTTGCACGTTAATGTTTGATTATCCCGACCGCTCGATTATGAACAGTATATATAACGGTGCATTTGCGTCAGATTCTGATGCAGATGGGCTGATCACTGCCGATCAGTACATTTCTTTTTTTTGGAGCAGTTCGGACTGCCTTTACGATCAGCTGATGGATTCGGTAAATGCGGAACTAAATGAGATCGGTTCGATAGATGAGCCTGTGAGTGTTCAGTTTTTTGATACCCCACAACCCGCCATTTCCCATGATCTCTCCTTTGAAAGCCGCTTTTTTGATCTCCTTCATGATATATCGGATAACCTAAACAGTTTTGAATATGAAAAACATTACACAACTACTGAACAAGATTTATCAGCCGTATAA
- a CDS encoding hypothetical protein (product_source=Hypo-rule applied; cath_funfam=1.25.40.10; superfamily=48452; transmembrane_helix_parts=Inside_1_20,TMhelix_21_43,Outside_44_211) codes for MAYLDNEPFSAFYNCIKIYHYMKILTTKIILIAGLFSFLSSWGQLPQTRSVNGLLVTVEDNLLNVPPKGKYAKVADSLDKNLIRNPDDTTSLFYRALIYYTHNQMLAEPYQRTKGTLENLTKAKEQIEKAIKIGMKDFRAKQLRAQIYSELCYRFTGDESWMFNNAQMISRKELFDNYKVLANRYIDELAMQDKNNAYQYTKRKVSYIYKL; via the coding sequence ATGGCCTATTTAGATAACGAACCATTTTCAGCCTTTTATAACTGTATCAAAATCTATCATTATATGAAAATACTGACCACAAAAATTATCTTAATAGCTGGCTTATTTAGTTTCCTATCATCTTGGGGGCAGCTTCCCCAGACAAGGTCTGTAAATGGCCTACTTGTTACCGTTGAAGATAACCTGCTGAATGTACCGCCCAAGGGGAAATACGCAAAGGTGGCAGATAGCCTGGATAAAAACCTCATCAGGAACCCCGATGATACAACCAGTCTTTTCTATCGCGCGCTGATATATTATACGCATAACCAAATGCTGGCAGAGCCATATCAACGTACTAAAGGAACTTTAGAAAATCTAACCAAGGCAAAAGAGCAGATAGAAAAAGCAATAAAAATAGGCATGAAAGACTTCAGGGCAAAGCAACTCAGGGCACAAATTTATAGTGAACTCTGCTACCGTTTTACGGGCGATGAATCCTGGATGTTCAATAATGCGCAGATGATTTCACGGAAGGAGTTGTTCGATAACTATAAAGTTCTGGCAAACCGCTATATCGACGAACTGGCCATGCAGGACAAAAATAATGCGTATCAATACACAAAACGAAAAGTAAGTTACATCTATAAGCTTTAA